The genomic segment AGCGGCTGACCCCTGACGGCAGGTCCTCGAGGCGGACTGCCAGATCACCAGGCGGCGCCCCCGGAGGAGCGCTTCGATCTGGGGGGCGATAGGCCAATAGCTCCTTCGGCAGTGGCTGACCAACCCGAAGGAAGTGGGAGGCAGGCCTGGTCTCGTCCACTCCACCCGAACCGGTGATCGCATGGAACTCGGTCTCAGCCTCACTCCCGGGGATGAGGCGGATGCTTGTGGTCTCAATCCCGTTTGCCGACAAGGCTGGTGACAATGCCGCGAGGGTGGCACCCGTCGCCCTGGAGAGGACTGCCACCCCGGTCACCCAAACCCTGGCACCTCCGGCAGCATACAAAGCACTCCCCCCGGGCTGGCTCAGATGCACCCGGTCGTCTGGGCCAATGCCATATGCAATCCGCATCGGGCCGATCACGCCAAGGGTGGGTTGACGACGGGGCTCAAGCATCGGGTTGGGGAGTCAGGCTCGCCCGTACGGCCTCAGGCTCCTGCCCGGATTCTACGGCAGGGCGGGCAGATACCAAAGTCATCTTCTTCCGTCCCGGACCGGGCGTTATAATCACGGTGCATCTCAGGCAGCCGATCGATCCAGCAAGCTGCGGCAACTTCTGCGGGGGTACCTCTTGGCCGGTAGCCAGATCCTGCTGATCGAGAGTCGGCGCGCGAGCGCTCCTTCGTTCGCGCCGGCACTGGAGAAGAAAGGATTCCGAGTAACCCGGCAAACGCAGGTTCTTTCCGCCCTGGCGGAGGGCTTGCAGAAGGCGCCGGACCTGGTCATCCTGGACGCTGCATCCATGTACACCAGCGGTGGCCGAATGTGCCGTACGGTCCGATCCAATCTAAATGGCGTCCCGATCATTCTTGTGGTTCCACATGGCACAATGCCTGATCCCGGAAATGGGGCGAGCGTGACGTTGGCGCATCCGGTGACGCCGCGCAAGCTGATCAACCGGGTCTCGCGCCTGCTGCCGGGAGATGGCAAGTCCACGCTCCAGGCAGGACCGATCGCCCTGGATCTGGCGCAGCGCACCGTGCGCTGCCGCGGCAAGGAATCCAGG from the Anaerolineales bacterium genome contains:
- a CDS encoding response regulator transcription factor — protein: MAGSQILLIESRRASAPSFAPALEKKGFRVTRQTQVLSALAEGLQKAPDLVILDAASMYTSGGRMCRTVRSNLNGVPIILVVPHGTMPDPGNGASVTLAHPVTPRKLINRVSRLLPGDGKSTLQAGPIALDLAQRTVRCRGKESRLTPKQTKLLEVFLRNPGRLMTRPVLIRQVWHTDYTGDTRTLDVHMSWLRQAIEPDPRSPTFLKTVRGIGYRFDLPEPKHA